Proteins from one Oncorhynchus gorbuscha isolate QuinsamMale2020 ecotype Even-year linkage group LG18, OgorEven_v1.0, whole genome shotgun sequence genomic window:
- the acp5a gene encoding tartrate-resistant acid phosphatase type 5a, translating into MALPLFTLLLTALPVVHCLPTAFQDLEQSSKNQTSIRFLALGDWGGVPYPPYITPVEKATAWEMGKIAEQMGADFVLALGDNFYYSGVNSADSPRFQDTFEHVYTADSLNIPWYILAGNHDHAGNVKAQIDYSRKSDRWRFPHYYYELNFHIPNTKRTLSIMMLDTVMLCGNSDDYDDEKPRGPLSTIEANRQLTWLQKRMAQSKADFLLVAGHYPVWSVSEHGPTECLLKRLRPLLVKHKATAYFCGHDHNLQYLKESGVGYVVSGAGNFLDPDTRHWHHVPKDTLKFFTGQASTLGGFVHGEVTKHKMTLTFIQAKGTSLYRTVLPRRDIDDDQNGSDDKD; encoded by the exons ATGGCCCTTCCCCTGTTCACCCTCCTGCTGACTGCCCTCCCTGTGGTCCACTGCCTCCCCACTGCCTTCCAGGACCTGGAGCAAAGCAGTA AGAACCAAACGTCCATCCGGTTCCTGGCTCTGGGGGACTGGGGCGGGGTGCCCTACCCTCCCTACATCACACCGGTGGAGAAGGCTACAGCCTGGGAGATGGGCAAGATAGCAGAGCAGATGGGTGCAGACTTTGTTCTTGCCCTGGGTGATAACTTCTACTACTCTGGAGTGAACAGTGCAGATTCCCCAAGATTCCAG GATACCTTTGAGCACGTGTATACGGCTGACTCTCTCAACATTCCCTGGTACATCCTGGCTGGAAACCACGACCACGCGGGCAATGTCAAGGCTCAGATCGACTACAGCCGCAAGTCTGACAGATG GCGGTTCCCTCACTACTACTACGAGCTGAACTTCCATATCCCAAACACCAAGCGCACTCTGAGCATCATGATGCTGGATACAGTGATGCTGTGTGGTAACTCTGACGACTACGATGATGAGAAGCCTCGCGGACCCCTCAGCACCATTGAGGCCAACCGACAG CTGACCTGGCTGCAAAAGAGGATGGCCCAGTCCAAGGCTGACTTCCTGCTTGTGGCTGGTCACTACCCGGTGTGGTCAGTGTCCGAGCACGGCCCCACAGAGTGCCTCCTGAAGAGACTACGCCCCCTTCTGGTCAAGCACAAGGCCACTGCATACTTCTGTGGTCACGATCACAACCTGCAG TACCTGAAGGAGTCTGGTGTGGGCTATGTTGTGAGCGGTGCCGGTAACTTCCTGGACCCAGACACGCGTCACTGGCACCATGTCCCCAAAGACACCCTCAAGTTTTTTACAGGCCAGGCCTCTACCCTGGGAGGCTTTGTCCACGGAGAG GTAACCAAGCACAAGATGACCCTCACCTTCATCCAGGCTAAAGGGACGTCTCTGTACCGCACTGTCTTGCCACGCAGGGACATCGACGATGACCAAAATGGCAGCGATGACAAGGATTAG